DNA sequence from the Salvelinus alpinus chromosome 7, SLU_Salpinus.1, whole genome shotgun sequence genome:
gacaaaagttttcagctgtgctaacataattgcaaaagggttttctaatgatcaattagccttttaaaatgataaacttggattagctaacaccacgtgccatttgaacacaggagtgatggttgctgataatgggcctctgcgcctatgtagatattccataaaaaatctgctgtttccagctacaatagtcatttccaacattaacaatgtctacactgtatttctgatcaattttatgttattttaatggacaaaaaattgcttttctttcaaaaacaaggatatttctaagtgaccccaaacttttgatcgGTAATGTAAATATTAGgaagagcaatgtcggagtggcattgactaaaatacagtagaatagaatagagtatatacatGAGTAAagcggtatgtaaacattattaaagtggctcgtgattccatgtctatgtacatagggcagcagcctctaaggtgcagggttgagtagccgagtggtagccggctagtgatggctatttaacagtctgatggccttgagatagaagctgtttttcagtctctcggtcccagctttgatgcacctgtactgatctcaccttctggatgatagcgggagtACAATTGGTGGGTTTGCGAAGCCTCTCTGTGATTTGCTCCATGCTTTCATTTGTCATATTAGGGTTTGTATGTCTTACTCTGTCTTTAGCGTTGACGTCTGCTCCACAGTGGATGAGGTGCTCAGCACATTCATTGTGTCCCGTCCTCACTGCCACATGGAGAGGAGTGCTGCGCAgctgagagaaaacagagaggggggggggggggggggtcagaccaCAAACACAGGCTGCTCAACTATCCATATACCGTTTAATATGCTCCATATATGGCTCTGTTCTGTATATATCCCTAAGTAAAACCCTATATGTTTTTGATGTTGGGCATCACAAATTGGGTTTAACGGCTCTCTGTCTCAGTGTTGTACCTTGTCTCTGGAGTTGAACTTCCCTCCTTCATTGAGAAGCAGCTCCAGAGTAGTCAGGCTGCCTCCCCTGCAGGCCCAGTGTACTGAAGTGGCATCCAACTGGAGGGAGTGGGCAAAACAAACAGTGTTAGGATGATGACAGTTCCCAGCCATTCTGAACCATTtcccatgtactgtatgtaattagAGCTctgatgagtgagtgagtgagtgagtgagtgagtgagtgagtgatagtGCGTGCATGCTTGCATGACTGCGTGAGTATCTGAGTTTGTgactaagagaaagagagagagaacttacTCTGTCTTTCTTCTCAATGGAAGCCCCAGCGTCCAGCAGTCTCTTCACAATCTCTACATGGCCCTTGGATGAGGCTTTGTGTAGTGCTGTCCTTAGGAACTgtaagagagggagggcagacagAGTTAAGTGAGATTCGTTTGGCTTCCTGTTACTTGTCCTGTTGCATTGTGAGACTAGTGCTATAATGGCCCTTGGCTGTCTGTAACTCAAGATTTTGTATCTCAATCAATGTAGCTTCTGGCATGTCAAAAGACTGACTTAGATGGCTGTCCATGTGTCATCATAAGAGAGACATGATGCGGTACTCACATGATCACCGACGTTGGGGTCACCTCCATCTGACAGGTACTTCTCAATCACAGGCAGTTTATTTTCCATAGCTGCTTTCAGGAACGTGTCTTCATCGACTGTGTCGGGCTGTGTGACAACGAAAAGAGACATGTTGCATTAGCTTAGTGCCGTTTGACTTGTTTTAATCCGTTGTTGGCCTTTCTACATTGAATTCCCTCTTCTTGATTATGGTGAGGAATTttaaagaaagaaggagagaaagattGTGTAGAGTGAATAGTGGCGGGACGTACAATGATCTCTGGCTCAGGTTCTTTCCTGTTCtgcaccttcctctccctcctcctcttcctcagtttCAGGATGTTGAAAAGGTCATCCACGGTCTCTAGTTTCAGCCGGCCTGATTTGTCGGTCTGAAAAGGAATAAGGTACAGAATGTTGGGCCACATTTTGGAAGGCAAGTAGAATGTTCAGTGTTTCTAATTGAGTACTAAGCATATGAGGAGCTAAAAACTCACATTGAGATTGACAACTGTGATCTCCTCATGAGTGCTGTTCTCATTCTCCTCTGGGATGAGGTCTTTGTGTGACCTCCGGCCATCCTGTTTCTCCTGGTTGATGGCTGCCTCGTACACACTCTCTGAACACGCCCCTGATAGGTGCTGGCCTGCCTCCTTTCCCTCACACCTTTTACCAGTGACCTGGGAGAGAAAACAGATTGGAGATGAGATGGCCATCCACCTAAGCAGTACTTTCTATTCCAAGAAAGGAAAAAACAGAATGGAGGACAGGTAGCCATTCAAAACAAAGCCTTCCCTCTGTGAGATGCTTCTGTCCTAATAAAGGACCAAAGAAGGAAGTATTGGGGTGCTAATAGAGAAATGTGTGCTGTCTAATGTCCAACTCATTTACAGACTGATCAAAGCCAACCCTATTAGATGACTGGGCAGGCAACCAACTGCTGGATTATTTTGGACCAAATGAAAACCATCATGTTTTGTTAATTGTATGTACagatagatgtaggatcttaatttgagcacatttgctacagcagaaaaattatcctgcagcaacaggaaatgtgaattattatgtggattataattaatggacattttttgtaggggattgatacatttttcgtgagggaaaatcaagtctgaaatgtgtgGAAAGATTGAAAAGTGGAGATTACCAAAAGGAAAGATCTCCTacagggccggctctagccttttgggggccctaagcgagatttggttgccccccccccccccccctcccaccttgCGGGCAAAATATTTTAGTGGCTCCCCTCTTGACAGCAGAGAGAATTTTTTGTTTTAAAGtaaattttctgcaa
Encoded proteins:
- the LOC139580558 gene encoding ankyrin repeat domain-containing protein 1-like, with the protein product MGLHSVEELVTGKRCEGKEAGQHLSGACSESVYEAAINQEKQDGRRSHKDLIPEENENSTHEEITVVNLNTDKSGRLKLETVDDLFNILKLRKRRRERKVQNRKEPEPEIIPDTVDEDTFLKAAMENKLPVIEKYLSDGGDPNVGDHFLRTALHKASSKGHVEIVKRLLDAGASIEKKDRLDATSVHWACRGGSLTTLELLLNEGGKFNSRDKLRSTPLHVAVRTGHNECAEHLIHCGADVNAKDRDGDTPMHDAVRINRFKMIRLLLMYGASLKTKNSEGKSPSENLLAWQSGAKNLLCNINNDKPAK